From Pseudochaenichthys georgianus chromosome 11, fPseGeo1.2, whole genome shotgun sequence, a single genomic window includes:
- the fbxl2 gene encoding F-box/LRR-repeat protein 2, producing the protein MNGITKGRFEVFSNSDEAPINKKLPKELLLRIFSYLDVVTLCRCAQVSKAWNVLALDGSNWQKIDLFNFQTDIEGRVVENISKRCGGFLRQLSLRGCLSVGDASMKTFAQNCRNIEVLNLNGCTKITDSTCLSLSKFCYKLKQLDLTSCVSISNHSLKALSDGCRMLEMLNLSWCDQITRDGIEALARGCNGLRALFLRGCTQLEDGALKHLQKYCPELTTINMQSCTITDEGLVSLCRGCHKLQILCVSGCSNITDASLTAMGLNCPRLKILEAARCSHVTDAGFTVLARNCHELEKMDLEECILVTDNTLVQLSIHCPRLQALSLSHCELITDDGIRALSSSTCGQERLTVVELDNCPLITDVTLEHLKSCHRLERIELYDCQQVTRAGIKRIRAHLPEIKVHAYFAPVTPPPSVHGGGQRLCRCCIIL; encoded by the exons ATGAACGGTATCACCAAGGGCCGGTTCGAG GTGTTCTCAAACAGCGATGAAGCCCCCATTAACAAGAAGCTCCCCAAAGAGCTTCTTCTTAG AATATTCTCCTATCTAGATGTGGTTACACTGTGTAGGTGTGCCCAAGTATCAAAG GCGTGGAATGTCCTGGCCCTCGACGGCAGTAACTGGCAGAAGATTGACCTGTTCAACTTCCAGACGGACATTGAG ggtCGGGTGGTGGAGAACATTTCGAAGCGTTGCGGAGGCTTCCTGAGGCAGCTGAGCCTCAGGGGCTGCCTGAGCGTGGGAGATGCCTCCATGAA GACATTTGCGCAAAACTGCAGAAACATCGAAGTGTTGAACCTCAACGGCTGCACCAAGATCACAGACAGCACCTGTCTCAGCCTGAGCAAGTTCTGCTACAAACTCAAACAGCTAGATCTCACTTCCTGTGTTTCCATCAGCAACCACTCCCTCAAGGCCCTCAG CGATGGCTGCAGAATGCTGGAGATGTTGAACCTATCTTGGTGTGACCAGATCACACGTGACGGCATTGAGGCTCTGGCTAGAGGCTGCAATGGTTTACGAGCACTGTTCCTCAGAGGCTGCACACAG CTGGAAGACGGAGCATTGAAACACCTTCAGAAATACTGCCCAGAACTCACCACCATCAACATGCAGTCCTGCACG ATAACGGATGAAGGCCTGGTCAGTCTGTGCCGAGGATGCCACAAGTTACAGATCCTTTGTGTGTCTGGCTGCAGTAACATCACTGACGCCTCCCTCACTGCAATGGGACTCAACTGTCCCCGACTCAA GATCCTTGAAGCTGCACGATGCTCACACGTTACGGACGCTGGGTTCACCGTGCTGGCCAGG AACTGTCATGAGCTTGAAAAAATGGACTTAGAAGAATGTATTTTG GTGACCGATAACACCCTGGTTCAGCTGTCTATTCACTGCCCTCGCCTCCAAGCTCTG TCCCTGTCCCACTGCGAGCTGATCACAGACGATGGCATCAGAGCTCTGAGCAGCAGTACCTGTGGCCAAGAGCGCCTCACTGTGGTGGAGCTGGACAACTGCCCCCTCATCACTGATGTGACTCTGGAGCACCTGAAGAGCTGCCATCGTCTGGAGCGCATCGAGCTCTACGACTGTCAGCAGGTCACCAGGGCTGGCATCAAACGCATCCGG GCCCACCTTCCAGAGATCAAGGTCCACGCCTACTTTGCCCCAGTGACACCCCCTCCCTCTGTACACGGAGGTGGCCAGCGTCTGTGTCGCTGCTGCATCATCCTCTGA